The following DNA comes from candidate division KSB1 bacterium.
TCGCCTTGGCTCCGTCCGCACCTTATGCCCTTTCAACACGTACCGCCAGGCCGCGCGACCCGGCACATCCACTAGCGTGATTTCTCTTTCGCTATTCCTGTAAATCGCCACGTACCGGTCCCCTCCCGTAGCCAGTCTGGTCACGTTCCGAGACGACAGCGCAGCGACCGGGTTACCGTACGTTTTCCGTGGCTTCGCGTACGGGAGAAAGGAAGCAACAGGATACACACCCCCCTCGTCCCAGGTGTAAATTTGCACCACGTTCGACCGGTCCGGCGGCAAAGGCGACTGGGTCACCAGCACAACCCCACGGAAACACGCCCATCCCTGAAACGGGAGTATCTCCACCGGCCACGGCGCGCTCCGCACCCACCGCAG
Coding sequences within:
- a CDS encoding 6-bladed beta-propeller, encoding GGGGVAGSGEALLSDPTDVAVDHRGRVLVPDYEQGCVFVFDEAGNYLGRLGRRGEGPGEMMHPGKIAVSPWGVFVAEGCCRIHEFDGELRWVRSAPWPVEILPFQGWACFRGVVLVTQSPLPPDRSNVVQIYTWDEGGVYPVASFLPYAKPRKTYGNPVAALSSRNVTRLATGGDRYVAIYRNSEREITLVDVPGRAAWRYVLKGHKVRTEPRRDTPVPRFAGVRVVGAMAFDGQDTLFALMP